The following DNA comes from Tunturibacter psychrotolerans.
ATTAACGCTTGGCCTTTATGACGAATAGCATCAGCACTACCGAAGCCCCCATCCGCGTCCGCATCGCGCCTTCTCCCACAGGCGACCCCCACGTAGGCACCGCCTACATCGGCCTCATCAACTACCTCTACGCCCGCCAGCGCAACGGAAAATTCGTCCTTCGCATCGAGGACACCGACCGCGCCCGCTTCGTCGCCACCTCCGAGCAGGAGATCTTCAACTCCCTCCGCTGGCTCGGCCTCACCTGGGACGAAGGCCCCGACCTCGGCGGCCCCTACGGCCCCTATCGCCAGTCCGAGCGCACCGAAATCTATCGCGAGCACGTTCAGCTCCTCCTCGCCAACGGCACCGCCTACCGCTCCTTCGAAACTCCCGAAGAGCTCGAAGACCTCCGCCAGCGCCAAGTCGCCGCCAAGCTCCCGCCACGCTACGACGGCGCCCACCGCGAGCTCTCCCAATCACAAATCGACGCATACCTCGCCGAAGGTCGCCCCTACACCGTCCGCCTCAAAGTCCCCGTCGGCGACCCCGCCTTCACCGAGTTCCGCGACGAGCTCCGCGGCGTCATCCGCTTCGAGCACTCCAACGTCGACGACCAGGTCCTCATGAAGTCCGACGGCTTCCCCACCTATCACCTCGCCAACGTCGTCGACGACCACCTCATGCACATCACCGACGTCATCCGCGCCGAAGAGTGGATCTCCTCCACCCCCAAGCACGTCCTGCTCTACAAAGCCTTCGGCTGGCAGATCCCGCGCTTCTGGCACATGCCCCTCCTGCGCAATCTGGATAAGTCAAAAATCTCCAAGCGCAAAAATCCCGTCTCCCTCATCTACTACCGCCAGGCCGGCTTCCTCCCCGAAGCGATGATCAACTTCCTCGGCCTCATGGGCGGCGGCATGCCCGCACCAACAACCGAATCCACACCCACACAAGCCGCCACCAAATCCAGCGAGACCGACATCTTCACCCTCCCCGACATGGTCGCCCGCTTCGACGTCAAAAACATCCGCCTCGGCGGCCCCGTCTTCGACCTCACAAAATTGAAGTGGCTAAATGGCGAATACATCCGCGCCCTCACACCTGAGTCCTTTTACAAAACCCTGCGCGAGACAATCCTAAGCGACGCGTACCTGCAACAAGTAGCCCCCCTAGTCCAAACCCGCATCGAAACCCTCGGCGAGTTCGGCAACCTCACCCACTTCCTCTTCGCCGACGACATCATGCCCCCCGCCGAAGTCTTCGTCCCCAAAAAGCGCACCCCCGAAGAAACCCTGGCCTTCGCCGCCGAACAACTCACCGTCCTCGAAGCCACCGACTGGACCCACGAAGCCCTCGAGCCCGCCCTAAAAAAACTAGGCGAAGAAAAGCAGTGGTCCGTCAAAGAAAACTTCATGCTTCTCCGCGCGATCCTGACCGGCAGCACCATGTCCCCGCCACTGCTCGAGAGCATGGTAGTCTTCGGCAAATCCCGCACCCTCGACCGCGTCCGCCGCTTCCTCGAAACCCAAAAGAAGTTAGCTCAGACGAAAAAGTAGCGACAGGACGTCCCACCAGGAGTTGCAACTTCGATTATTGATTTAAAGCCCTTTCCTAAATCCGGGAATAAAACACAAGCGCGATTGTTGTATAGACGACGAGTGTTCGTCGTGCTGTTCACACCATGCCTAATGCTGGTTTGAAACGACGAGCAAACCTCGCACAAGACCACGCTTGACGAAGGGCTTTACATTGACATCGATTGCGACATCTGCCTCGACACTAGATTCCTACTCCCCTGTCGGCACGGAAGAAGAGCTTGCTGGACCTCCCCATGCCGTGGCCCCTGTCAAACGGGCAGAACGCATCTCCAGCA
Coding sequences within:
- the gltX gene encoding glutamate--tRNA ligase, translating into MTNSISTTEAPIRVRIAPSPTGDPHVGTAYIGLINYLYARQRNGKFVLRIEDTDRARFVATSEQEIFNSLRWLGLTWDEGPDLGGPYGPYRQSERTEIYREHVQLLLANGTAYRSFETPEELEDLRQRQVAAKLPPRYDGAHRELSQSQIDAYLAEGRPYTVRLKVPVGDPAFTEFRDELRGVIRFEHSNVDDQVLMKSDGFPTYHLANVVDDHLMHITDVIRAEEWISSTPKHVLLYKAFGWQIPRFWHMPLLRNLDKSKISKRKNPVSLIYYRQAGFLPEAMINFLGLMGGGMPAPTTESTPTQAATKSSETDIFTLPDMVARFDVKNIRLGGPVFDLTKLKWLNGEYIRALTPESFYKTLRETILSDAYLQQVAPLVQTRIETLGEFGNLTHFLFADDIMPPAEVFVPKKRTPEETLAFAAEQLTVLEATDWTHEALEPALKKLGEEKQWSVKENFMLLRAILTGSTMSPPLLESMVVFGKSRTLDRVRRFLETQKKLAQTKK